One Methanohalophilus mahii DSM 5219 genomic window carries:
- a CDS encoding cation:proton antiporter → MEFLFQILIILLSARLLSEVSERVGMPGILGEVLAGLLLGLVIVQETETIASVAELGAIFLLFTAGYKEVHIEDLKASSKKAIVATLFQIAAAFIAGFALGRFFGFGFVESLFLAVAFSPTSIGVVVKTLLDMGYLSSKPGSMMLTSAIFDDIIGIFLLSVVVTMGKYSEFPSILQFLMLAGKLVFFIAVMVILGYKVFPYLFGYVQKMHAKESIFAAVVLVALFSAYFADILGLDAVIGAFIGGVLLSNIPIAKIEDVQSKVSGLAYGILVPIFFAHIGMSVDVGALSTLGSFTILVVVLALLSKFVGGFVGAKAIGFDSHESFIFGSGVMPRAGVELVVISIGREMGIIGDEIFSAVVLMVAVSLFVSPIVLKFAIQKDKEHKNSASG, encoded by the coding sequence ATGGAGTTTTTATTCCAGATCCTCATTATTTTGCTATCTGCCAGATTGTTGTCCGAGGTCTCTGAACGAGTCGGGATGCCGGGTATACTCGGGGAAGTCCTTGCGGGTTTATTACTTGGTCTGGTTATTGTGCAGGAAACCGAGACGATTGCTTCTGTGGCGGAGCTGGGGGCAATTTTTCTGCTGTTTACTGCCGGTTATAAGGAAGTGCATATTGAGGATTTGAAAGCATCCTCAAAAAAGGCAATTGTGGCCACCCTTTTCCAGATAGCTGCTGCTTTTATTGCCGGTTTTGCACTGGGCAGGTTTTTTGGTTTTGGTTTTGTGGAAAGCCTCTTTCTGGCCGTGGCTTTCAGTCCTACCAGTATAGGAGTTGTGGTCAAGACATTGCTTGATATGGGTTATCTTTCCAGCAAACCCGGCTCCATGATGCTGACCTCAGCTATTTTTGATGACATAATAGGTATTTTCCTTCTGTCTGTAGTTGTCACAATGGGAAAGTACAGTGAATTCCCTTCGATTTTGCAGTTTTTGATGCTTGCAGGTAAGCTTGTGTTCTTCATTGCTGTAATGGTAATACTTGGCTATAAGGTATTTCCGTATCTCTTTGGTTACGTACAGAAAATGCATGCTAAAGAATCGATATTTGCTGCTGTGGTGCTGGTTGCCCTTTTCTCTGCCTACTTTGCAGATATCCTGGGTCTGGATGCTGTAATCGGGGCATTTATCGGAGGGGTCCTGCTTTCCAATATACCGATTGCTAAGATAGAGGATGTCCAGAGTAAGGTTTCCGGATTGGCATATGGTATTCTTGTACCTATCTTCTTTGCACATATTGGCATGTCAGTGGATGTGGGGGCATTGAGTACCCTTGGCTCTTTCACCATTCTGGTTGTGGTCTTAGCGTTACTGAGTAAATTCGTAGGGGGTTTTGTGGGTGCCAAAGCTATTGGTTTTGATTCCCATGAAAGTTTCATATTCGGCTCCGGGGTTATGCCCAGGGCAGGTGTTGAACTTGTGGTGATTTCCATTGGCAGGGAGATGGGAATAATCGGGGATGAGATTTTTTCAGCTGTGGTCCTTATGGTTGCAGTCTCACTGTTTGTTTCGCCCATTGTGCTTAAATTTGCCATACAGAAGGATAAGGAGCATAAGAATTCTGCTTCAGGCTGA
- a CDS encoding CBS domain-containing protein translates to MFSEREPDKGRLSKEEVYSDLDEKCSRIFVKDIMKTRPVTIKGDDSVERVLEVFNENQFHTYPVVEKNGNFLGIIDQNIILQLLLTHRAPRLDHTHLMAVKSLSESARGIMIPHPVTIPPEMDLCEVAEIMIKHKVERFCVVDNDKLAGIICKPDVIKAIYSLRG, encoded by the coding sequence GTGTTTTCTGAAAGGGAACCTGATAAGGGGCGTTTATCTAAAGAAGAAGTATATTCAGACCTTGATGAGAAATGCAGCCGAATCTTTGTGAAAGATATAATGAAGACCCGGCCTGTTACCATAAAGGGAGACGACTCTGTGGAAAGGGTACTTGAAGTATTTAATGAAAACCAGTTCCATACGTATCCTGTGGTGGAGAAAAATGGTAATTTTCTGGGTATAATTGATCAGAATATTATCCTGCAGTTATTACTTACCCATCGCGCTCCCAGGCTTGATCATACCCATCTTATGGCAGTGAAATCCCTTAGTGAATCTGCCAGGGGAATTATGATCCCTCATCCTGTCACCATACCACCTGAGATGGATCTATGTGAAGTAGCAGAAATAATGATAAAACACAAGGTGGAGCGTTTCTGTGTGGTTGATAACGATAAACTGGCGGGCATAATATGCAAACCGGATGTTATAAAGGCAATCTACAGTTTAAGGGGCTAA
- a CDS encoding energy-coupling factor ABC transporter ATP-binding protein, translated as MVILETRGLKYSYPDGTAAVKGVDIKLKKGKRIAFVGKNGSGKSTLFLLLNGTLKPAEGKIFYDGRELVYNQASLREIRKNVGIVFQNSDDQVFAPTVYQDVAFGPVNLGYSKAEIEKKVNGTLEYFGLSGLKDKPPHHLSGGQKKRVAIAGIVAMDPQAIILDEPLASLDPVGADELLDVLHELNHMGTSLIISTHDVDLAYSWADYVFFMVDGEVIGEGTPDEVFQDDELLRQANLKRPVTFDIYKEIERRGLAHGNRQPRTVPEIVETLKPPELMWVEVPPETREGDILNLGVLHGEYALHCPYEAVNARVLHIHEGNWAIVELTRHGIKAGGILIYDMDRFDPADFDDFLEKENIDIVGAMGKKSKLMAEKNSLCVDISTGVIDRTILMALCGKRCMIITSGGMIPHSMKRINEYIDRSGIALNVTVLNGN; from the coding sequence ATGGTAATACTTGAAACACGCGGACTGAAATATTCCTATCCTGACGGGACTGCAGCTGTTAAAGGTGTAGACATAAAGTTAAAGAAGGGCAAAAGGATTGCTTTTGTAGGAAAAAACGGCTCGGGTAAATCTACCTTATTTTTGTTACTCAACGGTACCCTCAAGCCTGCTGAAGGTAAGATATTTTATGATGGCAGGGAACTGGTTTACAACCAGGCTTCCCTGAGGGAAATAAGAAAGAACGTTGGTATTGTTTTCCAGAATTCCGATGATCAGGTATTTGCACCCACTGTCTATCAGGATGTGGCGTTTGGGCCGGTCAATCTTGGCTACAGCAAGGCAGAAATTGAAAAGAAGGTAAACGGTACGCTTGAATATTTCGGCCTGAGTGGACTTAAGGATAAACCTCCACATCATTTGAGTGGCGGCCAGAAAAAGAGGGTTGCCATAGCCGGGATTGTGGCTATGGATCCCCAGGCTATCATACTGGATGAGCCATTGGCAAGCCTGGATCCGGTAGGTGCTGATGAACTTCTGGATGTCCTCCATGAACTCAATCATATGGGTACCAGTCTGATCATTTCCACCCATGATGTTGATCTGGCCTACAGCTGGGCGGATTATGTTTTTTTCATGGTTGACGGGGAGGTTATCGGGGAAGGCACTCCGGATGAGGTATTCCAGGATGATGAACTGCTGCGACAGGCCAACCTGAAACGGCCGGTGACCTTTGATATCTATAAAGAAATCGAAAGACGCGGCCTTGCCCATGGCAACAGGCAGCCCAGGACTGTGCCGGAAATTGTGGAGACCCTCAAGCCACCGGAATTGATGTGGGTGGAAGTGCCTCCGGAAACCCGGGAAGGCGACATATTGAACCTGGGTGTACTGCATGGCGAATATGCGCTGCATTGTCCCTATGAAGCGGTCAATGCCCGTGTTCTGCATATCCATGAAGGTAACTGGGCGATCGTGGAACTTACCAGGCATGGTATAAAAGCCGGGGGTATCCTGATCTACGATATGGATAGGTTCGATCCGGCTGATTTTGATGATTTCCTGGAAAAAGAGAATATTGATATTGTGGGTGCCATGGGTAAAAAGAGCAAACTTATGGCTGAGAAAAATTCGCTATGTGTCGATATATCAACCGGGGTTATCGATCGCACCATCCTGATGGCTCTGTGCGGCAAAAGGTGTATGATAATAACAAGCGGGGGTATGATTCCCCATTCAATGAAAAGGATCAATGAATATATTGACAGAAGTGGCATAGCCCTGAATGTTACGGTCCTGAATGGGAATTGA
- the cbiQ gene encoding cobalt ECF transporter T component CbiQ produces MTKMLDDYALLSPLRYTNNWLKIGVVGFGILMGISSEYPLVPFSIAICMSLATLIFGRVPPRFYLKLLMGPAFFVVLSVIIIAFFFGSGPELFGFNVLGYHLGVNTGGLSMAFLVFSRTLGGMSCLFFLALTTPMVELFSVLKKTRLPDSFIELSMMMYRYIFVFLDVAWCIKHAQTVRLGYHDLRTSLHSMAMLCSTLFLRSWEQGEKTFVAMNSRCYDGKMMIFEEKRPVNFSEVALSLIYMVAIVGVWYVSNGILEASLW; encoded by the coding sequence ATGACCAAGATGCTTGATGATTATGCACTGCTCAGCCCCCTGCGTTATACTAATAACTGGCTGAAAATAGGGGTGGTTGGCTTTGGAATTCTTATGGGTATATCTTCTGAATATCCTCTTGTGCCTTTTTCTATAGCCATCTGTATGTCGCTGGCAACGCTTATTTTTGGCAGGGTCCCTCCGAGATTCTACCTGAAGCTCCTGATGGGACCTGCATTTTTCGTTGTGCTAAGTGTAATCATCATTGCCTTCTTTTTTGGCAGTGGTCCTGAACTTTTTGGTTTCAATGTGCTGGGCTATCATCTGGGTGTGAATACCGGTGGATTGTCAATGGCTTTCCTCGTATTTTCCAGGACCCTGGGAGGAATGTCCTGTCTGTTCTTCCTGGCGCTGACAACTCCCATGGTGGAGCTTTTCTCAGTTCTGAAAAAGACACGCCTTCCTGATTCTTTCATCGAACTGTCAATGATGATGTACAGGTACATCTTTGTGTTTCTGGATGTCGCCTGGTGTATCAAGCATGCCCAGACAGTAAGGCTGGGTTACCATGATCTGAGGACATCCCTGCACTCCATGGCCATGCTCTGTTCGACTCTTTTTTTGAGGTCCTGGGAGCAGGGAGAAAAAACGTTTGTGGCAATGAATTCCCGCTGTTATGACGGGAAAATGATGATTTTTGAAGAAAAAAGACCTGTGAATTTTTCAGAAGTTGCATTGAGTCTGATTTACATGGTTGCAATCGTGGGGGTATGGTATGTTTCTAATGGTATACTGGAGGCTAGTTTATGGTAA
- a CDS encoding energy-coupling factor ABC transporter substrate-binding protein — translation MKIGKGEIIFAVIAVLFVASFFYGMAANPGSEFGGADGAAEGVITDVTGGYEPWVDNMGFEPPGGETESLLFALQAAIGAVIIGYFFGYYKGKGRSD, via the coding sequence ATGAAGATTGGTAAGGGTGAGATCATATTTGCTGTGATCGCTGTACTCTTTGTGGCATCCTTCTTCTACGGGATGGCTGCAAACCCGGGTTCTGAGTTCGGGGGTGCAGACGGTGCTGCCGAAGGCGTAATCACTGATGTAACGGGTGGTTATGAGCCCTGGGTCGATAACATGGGATTCGAGCCTCCAGGTGGGGAAACCGAAAGCCTTTTGTTTGCACTGCAGGCAGCTATTGGTGCAGTTATTATAGGATACTTCTTTGGTTACTATAAGGGTAAAGGTCGCTCTGACTGA
- a CDS encoding energy-coupling factor ABC transporter permease, giving the protein MHIFEGFLPSPWWQLWFVFSIPVIMFGMYRLNKLVSERRDLLPLLAVAGAFIFVLSSLKLPSVTGSSSHPTGTGMAAILFGPAVTAVMGVIVLLYQALFLAHGGLTTLGANVASMGIVGPVIAYAIYKAGMKANLNFYVVVFIAAAFADWATYVLTSAQLALAFPSQAGGFLGSFQAFAAVFATTQVPLAIMEGALTALIFKYIIQVKGDALVELKVVSQETINKIRGTPA; this is encoded by the coding sequence ATGCATATATTCGAAGGATTTCTGCCATCCCCATGGTGGCAATTGTGGTTTGTATTCTCTATTCCGGTTATAATGTTTGGTATGTACCGTCTCAACAAACTTGTCTCTGAAAGACGTGATCTCCTGCCGTTACTGGCGGTGGCAGGTGCGTTCATATTTGTCCTGTCTTCCCTGAAATTACCCTCTGTAACGGGTAGTTCGTCGCATCCCACGGGAACAGGAATGGCCGCCATACTGTTTGGCCCCGCAGTCACAGCGGTAATGGGTGTGATCGTACTGTTGTATCAGGCCCTATTCCTGGCACATGGCGGATTGACAACCCTGGGTGCAAATGTGGCTTCGATGGGTATCGTAGGACCTGTAATTGCATATGCCATATATAAAGCAGGTATGAAAGCCAATCTTAATTTCTATGTAGTTGTCTTCATTGCAGCCGCTTTTGCGGATTGGGCTACCTATGTATTAACATCGGCGCAACTTGCCCTGGCATTCCCGTCGCAAGCCGGCGGATTTTTGGGGTCCTTCCAGGCCTTTGCAGCAGTATTTGCTACCACTCAGGTGCCACTGGCTATTATGGAAGGGGCTCTGACGGCATTAATCTTCAAATATATTATTCAGGTCAAAGGGGATGCCCTTGTGGAGCTGAAAGTAGTCTCACAGGAGACGATTAACAAGATAAGGGGGACTCCCGCATGA
- a CDS encoding cobalt-precorrin-7 (C(5))-methyltransferase, translated as MIVVGVGVGPGMLTEQAIEAIENAAEVYGSPRSLELAGPYIMGEAKKIKDYKNLHLLGEDAVVLSTGDPMFSGLGKFAGEVDSIIPGISSMQVACARTKTSMNGLAVITAHGRNPHPAREAFVAEIKLGKNVLLLPADTFGSVEVAKILEEMGVQARIYVCEQLGYPEESIIEGTVDNPPVAQSALHCLLVVR; from the coding sequence ATGATAGTTGTGGGGGTGGGAGTGGGGCCCGGAATGCTCACAGAACAGGCAATCGAGGCAATCGAAAATGCAGCTGAAGTTTATGGTTCTCCCCGGTCCCTTGAGCTCGCTGGTCCCTATATAATGGGAGAGGCAAAGAAGATAAAGGATTACAAGAACCTGCATCTGCTGGGCGAAGATGCGGTAGTGCTTTCCACCGGGGATCCCATGTTTTCGGGTTTGGGCAAGTTTGCCGGGGAAGTGGACAGCATAATTCCAGGTATATCCTCGATGCAGGTTGCCTGTGCCAGGACGAAAACTAGTATGAACGGGCTGGCGGTGATAACGGCTCATGGCAGGAATCCCCATCCTGCAAGAGAGGCTTTTGTTGCTGAAATCAAACTGGGGAAGAATGTCCTCCTGCTTCCTGCAGACACTTTCGGGTCCGTGGAAGTTGCTAAAATCCTGGAAGAGATGGGAGTGCAGGCCAGGATATACGTCTGTGAACAACTGGGTTATCCTGAGGAAAGTATAATTGAGGGCACAGTTGACAATCCTCCGGTGGCACAATCGGCTCTTCACTGTCTGCTGGTTGTCAGATAA
- a CDS encoding cobalt-precorrin-5B (C(1))-methyltransferase — protein MIDPVNKSKIPDEWLEKAAMPREELVEGIKNGRLVVLSDGSVLKRGYTTGTTAAAAAKAAVLSLQEQVKTVSIPTPVGLRAYIDVKETDRGYAMVTKVNNDHESDITRGLEFVGNAREADSIIINAGEGIGTVTRGGLQAKKGYPAINPKPMEQIKLAVFEAVEQLGLKGAEVEISLPRGEEIARQTLNSTIGVEEGISILGTTGFVEPWNDHLGEMKGDLIRCSDKVVLTTGRIGIRYSTMLFPDYTVVLAGSRISEALEAATGDVIICGLPGLIIKWGDPDVLEGTGFATVAEMVEMEPEGQHLRRAFEKTVEKAKGARIVIVERDGTVLMDSGEKK, from the coding sequence CACGTGAGGAACTCGTGGAGGGTATAAAGAACGGAAGGCTCGTAGTTTTAAGTGACGGTTCAGTTCTCAAGAGAGGCTATACCACAGGGACAACCGCGGCTGCGGCGGCCAAAGCAGCTGTGCTTTCCCTGCAAGAGCAGGTCAAGACCGTTTCCATCCCTACTCCTGTGGGTCTGCGTGCATATATTGATGTAAAGGAAACGGACAGGGGTTATGCGATGGTGACCAAGGTCAATAATGACCATGAGTCCGATATTACCCGGGGGCTTGAGTTTGTAGGGAATGCCCGTGAAGCAGATTCAATTATAATTAATGCTGGTGAGGGTATAGGCACGGTAACACGTGGAGGCCTGCAGGCTAAAAAAGGCTACCCTGCCATCAATCCCAAACCCATGGAACAGATAAAGCTGGCTGTTTTTGAAGCTGTTGAACAACTGGGTCTTAAGGGTGCGGAAGTGGAAATATCCCTGCCCAGAGGAGAGGAAATTGCCCGTCAGACCCTAAATTCCACCATCGGTGTGGAGGAAGGCATTTCCATTCTGGGTACCACGGGTTTTGTAGAACCCTGGAATGACCATCTAGGCGAAATGAAAGGAGATCTGATCCGGTGTTCCGATAAAGTTGTCCTTACAACCGGCCGTATAGGTATTCGTTATTCCACAATGCTGTTTCCCGATTACACGGTTGTACTTGCAGGCAGCCGTATTTCCGAAGCACTCGAGGCTGCCACAGGAGATGTCATTATCTGTGGTCTGCCCGGGCTTATCATCAAATGGGGTGACCCGGATGTACTTGAGGGCACGGGTTTTGCTACGGTTGCCGAAATGGTGGAGATGGAACCTGAAGGACAGCACCTGCGCAGGGCCTTTGAAAAAACCGTGGAAAAGGCAAAGGGTGCCCGTATTGTGATCGTTGAGCGTGACGGTACTGTGCTTATGGATAGCGGGGAAAAAAAATGA